The nucleotide window CTCAGAGGAGCGCGTGAAACAATGCGCGCCGTATATGCATACATAAGCCTGCAATGAAACAGCCTACTACGTACCTCCCTCTCAGCCTCCTCAATGGCCTTCTTAAGCTTATACTGGTGGAGTATGATCTCTCTCCGTCGCGCCTGCTCCTCCTTCCGCGCGGCCTTCAGCTCCTGCGCCGCCTCCTCCCGCGCCTTCCGCGCGGCTGCGGCGGCgtccgcccgcgcccgcgcctcgTCCGCCCGCTGCCGCCGCTGGAGGGAGAGGAGCATTATCCGCTCCTTTTTGCGTTCCATTTCTTCGGCTGAGTTCTGGAAACAGAGTGAGGTCTTGTTAAGATATTTTCTTGTTgtagttgttgttgttgttcttGTAGTATGAAAATACCATTTTACACTAGGTTTTTTTCTGTTAAAAGACGGTCCCCAAGAGTTCCATGAATACCTTCCTCATGTTGTCTAAGGATATAAAAAAGTGTACTCACCGGGTCAGGATTCAACTCGCCGATAAGCAAGGCGGCGGGTTCCGCGTTGCTGGGGCGCTGCGGCCGGTCTCTTGGCGGCGTTTCTCTTCGCTCGGAAACGTCCCCAGCCCGGGCCTGCTCCAGCGCCGAGCTCCTGTGCACCACGAACTCCTCCTCCCGCGGCTGGCCGAGCCGCTCGTTCCACGTGTTCTCGGGAGATCGTTCCGGACTAATCTCAGTCGACCGCTCCTTCTTCGGCGAACCCCGTTTCGCCCGCAAAGGAGGCTTCGGCCGCTTCGGCTGGTCGTTATCGAACGAAATGTAGAACCCTTTCTCGTTGTGTTCCGCCTCCTCCTGCTCCAGCTGCTGGAAGGAGTTCCTGCTGAGGGAGGGCCGAGTGGGGGAGGGGATGCGGTAGGTCCGCGTGCCTGAAGAAATGTTCAGTCTGTTGATGCCTTGCCGTAGAGCGTCGTCTTCAGCATTTCCGATGAATGAGATGTTCTGAGGCTCCATGTCGTCTGGTGGCTGGTTTTGTGAGGGCGTATGTGCAGGTGCCTGCAGCTGCTGCAAGCTGACAGGTTCAGGTCTCCGCGCCACCTCGGGTAAGGAGCCCTGCCTCTGCGGAGTCTTAGCGCGGCGCTGCGGGCTGGCAGCCAGCGGCGGCGACTGAGACACGTACTGGTTGGAGTTTATCACAGTGTAGCTTAAATGGTTTTGCGGTTCTCGAATGTTCTCGGTACCGTTCTGGTACCGGTCGTTGTTGTAATGCACCTGGAAGGGCTGCGGTTGTGTGTTGGTCCGGTCGTGTAGTACGAAGCCCTGAGGTTGCCAGTTCCGCTCGGGCGGCGGCTGTGGTGATGGGGACTTCCACGTCCGTTGCGCGGGCTCTGGCGTTGAGGGACCGAACTGTTGGTGCTGTTGGTGATTTTGTTGATGTTGTTGATGCAGCTGGAATTGTACAAGGGAATAGTGAGACggcgaataaaataaataaattggagcTATTATTCGTATGCAACCCACACCTTGGTGCAGTGTGACGATTTGCTGTAAGCTTGCACCCTGACTCTCATCATTCAATAATTTACACAAAAACTACAATctttgattttttataaaataactgtttagtATCCAAATAATTAAGGGCTGTTAAAATCTTAGGACATTTATCTTCAATCACGTTTAGTTTATCTCTATCTACATGATATGTACGTGCAACCGACCTGCCACCCCCGCAACTCATTGTCGTGTTGTTGTTGatgctgctgctgctgttgtTGCGCATGCTGCGCCCACGTGCGGCGCGGCGGTGGCGCGGCATCGTGGAGATAAAACTGTTGCCTGCCATACTCCTCAATATCCCTATACTGATTGTATTGATACTGCGgctgttgctgttgttgttgttggtcGTAGTTGTAAAActgttgctgttgttgctgctgcAGTTGTTGGTGTTGGAATTCGCGCGGAATGTGCGGCGTGGAGCCGAAGCTGGCGAGCCCGGGCCGGGACACATTGTGCTGTGAGCTGAATTGGCTGTGCTGCAATGTTAGGCGCGAGTCAGCGATGTGTTGGATTGAGGTAGCATTCACAATTCTCACTAACATAtcgttattataaaaaagtagatTTAGGCGAATccaaaaaagtaaaagtcaaaaataaaaatatattattgtgttttgcTATTTTTGTCTGTAATAGGCATTTTTTGACTatcataattttgacaaaacgtCTCTGttgaaaattttgttattttcttggTGTAGAGAATTGTGAAAAGTAACCTCAATAGTATGTATAATGCTTTGTGAGTGTGTGATTACATATAGTGGAAAGAAGCGCTGAAACTTTAtcaattaattacaaattaaaactcAGTTTATTTCCACGCAGTTATTCATGTTAGCTGTGCTGTTCTTTTGGTtcttgattttattgttttattatttcaaacacGTTTCAAACATTTATCAATGATGTATTTGGCTGAGATTATTAACTCTTTAAGGGTACACACGAAGCTATGTGAATGAAAATCGAAGTTTGATATgagaatatgtacctataaaattgATGATATGACATATGAAACTCAGGTATTAGTCAAACTTCCCATTTCAAACACAAACCACACTCAAAAGGCAATACCGTAACATTAGTGCTAACAACTCACCAATTGTGGAATGTTTGGTTGatactgttgttgttgttggtaAGGCGACTGCGGTTGTTGGGGCTGCATCTGTTGTTGCATCGGCTGTTGTAGCTGTTGAAGTTgttgttgcaactgttgttgAAGCTGGGGTTGTTGGAACAGTTGTTTAGCctgctgctgttgttgttgttggtgatgctgctgttgttgttgttgctgcaGCTGTGTTTGTTGGCTGGCGAGCCGCGCGATGTCGCTCTGTATGTCCTGCAGGCTGGAGTTCATTCTGTAAGTGACGTGCGGTCACATCGTATTGGATTTTAAGCCAATATATGCTGATTATGAATGATGGTGTGAACAAAATGGCATTATAATGATGAGATGTTTCTATGTTACTCTTCGAAAATcgattttcaattttgaatcgATACCTACGGATCATTTTAAATGGCAGTTGAATTCTTAAAACGCGTGATGTAACATGCTGAAACATGCCTTCAATCTACATACTAAATGTCTTAATGACTGGACGTTGCAAAATGTGGattcttgtttattattatgtacttacttggCAATAGATTGCTGGTACTGTTCTAAGACGGCTGTGTCCACTGAATCCCGCTGACTCGGTGGCTCCACCACCATTTCCTATACACGATCAGTTTTTATGAATATACAGGAAGAATAATTCTCTatggaatttaattaattaagcggctaattatatttgaaaaaaattaatCTTCATTTCTTTAGCTTCTCCAGAGAATAGACAaagtaaaacttattttttttatattttgtcgaAGAATTTGCATGCAATTTAATCACAAACTTCATGCCAATTGATATTATTcatttgtgaattatttttgttgctttCCCTTTACCAGTTAAATTGCAATCTTAAATCAATACTGACTGATGCAACGAGTTTTGATATTGCCTTAACTTCTTATAATATTATCTGAGTATATAATCTTATTTACTAAACAGTAAATACCCCTAGTGTAATCATTATAAGCAGATAACaatcacacaaacaaacattactgAACATAAGTCTATATCCCCACCATACCCAGACTAACAAACACAAAAGCTACATGTGTATTGTATACCAACAGGTGTTGTGAGAGTATTGCGAGATAATGTTGTcgatatataaataacaagatTCAATTAGATATTCATATGCTGCGTAATGTATTCTTTTGGCTTATATTACACGCTATTTATGAGCAACTCCAACACAAACAAAAGCTAGAGTTTAGCGAATGGATGGTTAACTATTTTCTTGGCAAATAAAGAAATACTCGTTCTCGGAGAGAAAGCAAAGCTAACTAGCCTGATTTCTGCCACTTCTATCAGATAACATTCGCGCACACTTCAGCTAAACTTAGGCAATATGTAATATTGATTTTATCAAGTAAGTACATAGTAATAAAAATTTACAGGAGTATACTCTAATCTGCCCTTAATTTACATATCGACAACCCACCTCAcaagacacacacacacacaaccacTAATCGTTGCAGCAGCCTATCTCCCTTACCTGCGTTTGGGGCACGTCGGGCTTGGCGGCGTCGTGCGGCGGCGTCCGCGCGCCCTTGCCCTGCAACACGCGCGTGCATCCCACACCGTCATACTCACCCATGCCGCATGCGCGTGGTTGGGGTATATCGGGAGGTAGGGGAATATTCAAACTCCACGCGGTGTCGGAAATATTGTGAGAACACAGAACGAGAAGAGAAATAGTGGACCGCATAAGAAGGATCACGCCCAATTTCagaatgtatgtacctatgctatttaaaaactttcaacAGAAATTGATGGAAAGTacgttttgtattatttattcttgaatACTGTGTGACATTACACTGTGAAAGAAGTTGGGATAGATAAGAAGGGCATGGAAAAAGATGACATCATGCTGAGGCGCACGATCCGAAATTAATTGGAATAGGGGCAGAAGGAACCAGCGGCGCTTCAACGAGTATTGTAGAGGTATTTACGAACTTTTTGAAGAATATTGTAGTGGTGTTTGAATATTCCAATATTAAGCAGAGTTTTAGGTAAACATCATGGAATTTGGTTACATACACCAATGATTTGGAAAGGGATATACACCAACCAACGGAGACATGCTTACAAATAAGTGTAAATTATGGGTTTCTCCTACAAATTAATGTGCTAACACAACGTGAGTCAAATGTACCGTGAAGTGGACTGGGACTTCTGACATGATGAATAGGAATCTTTATATTACCTTCAAATAATTTCTGTAGTACGAAATATTATTAGAGAAATGTGATGGCGCAGCAAACTATTCATGATCTCGATATAATAATGATCTTAAAAAAAGCTGCCTCTATCATAGAAGTTTCTAGGCTTTGCGGAAGCTACCGTATTTAAAgcgtttattataaaaattacaaattgataatgcgatttttaaatgaattaaaattaaatttatacaCGAGAGtactttaataaattgaaaatttaaatgGTTGAATATTATGTATCGAATAAGCCGTGTAAGCGTGTACCGAACTAAAATCTGTACAAAATAACGTCAAAGTAATATGGTAACGAAGTGATAATAAAATCAacgaaaaaagtatttattaaaaaggtCTAAACTAAATGGAAAGGGCTCAGTATTGAACCGGCCACTCACCAAGTTGGCCAACTGGTATTGCAATAATGTATCCTAAtgaaatagaaagaaaaatataatttatatatccGTCGGAAATATTAGAAAACAAATTGAGAGAGGAACATAATGTTAGTCAACATTGTGCTGTATCCGAACGCATTTTAcagaaatattgtaaaaaaatacattttgtaaaatgtgttcTTATAAAGTGTGTGTAGTCTGTTAAacagaaacatttaaataacaaaagttgGAAGTTATCGAACTATATTATTCACTACTTTTATTAGTTATGTTGTTTAGTTAATCAACTAAATTATTGAACAATAAATGTCGaactacttaatttatttactagatAACTTTCACGTCAAACTGAATGGGCACTCTGATTCtgttatattgttttcttttatcgATACATCGACAGAATCAAATGCTTATCCATAACCAAGATATCCATTTCAGTTCTATCTACCAAATTACTCACACATTCACAACCCTTCTCAACTCAAATGACTTACAAATGGCGTAGACAGGACAAAAAATAACGTCACTCCGCCCATTTGCGACAAACAATATCAACCACACGAATATCGAATTctcaacataatattttcacagcttTAACTACCTTGTAAATTTTAACATTGTAAAATTGTGCAGcacaatttttgtattttgacaaaaataatgatCATATCAGTTTTTTGTGACAAAACCAATATCGATATTAATCCATCGCAAATATCGACACCGTACACCACTATTGAGAATTCGACAACACCCCCCACCACTTAACACTCCCCTACTCACCCTAGTAACAGCCTGTAAGAAGGCCTGTTGTCCTAACTGTTGTCTCTGCCTATTAACGGCCATTTCCATGCGTCGTTTCTCTTGTTCTATGCGTCGGCGCTTCTCTTCCAGCTTGAGTCGTATATTGTTCAGTTGAGCAGCCATTTGGCCCCCGCTTTGCGTCGATGTTTCGTCGGTTATATCCTCGCCGTCTGAAATGTGGAAAGAAAAGGTGAGGAATCAGAAATATTTGGAGGGGAAACTTCGCTTGGGCACATTGTTCggctgatgattatgatgattttGGGATGGTTATTATGATCATTTGACTCTTGACGTCTATACTAAGAACTGCTTctgtacataggtacatcaaAAATACGTAAAGAGAACGGGTTCATTTTATCAGTCCCCGTGCGGGaacgtaataaattatttggatATAGTTTAGTCGTTTTCTATATGGTCGTCGGTTTTGTATAAGAGCGCTACTAACTGGGATGATTTTCTTGCTGCATGAACTGTTGTTGCCACGTGGTGGTGTTGGCGGGCGGCGTCGCGAACGACGTGCTCTTGCGCCGCTCCGGCTCCGACTGACCTGCGCAACAACCGACAACTGTGACGTACTTCATATTCTAACCAGCCTGTACCATTTCTACTACAGTCTACacaaattttgaatttggaatatgGGAATATGTGGTCCTTTAACGACAGACTGTAAACTAAATAAGTGCAAATTTATTGTTAGATGCCGAATACAGTGTGCCGTTAAACTCAAGCGCAATCAAAGGCGAACATACAAAGCGTTAAATGGCCGAAGTTTGGATAGTGCCGCGGAAGCGAAGTCAGGCTGAGATGGGAGAACAGACTTGTTAGCATGCGCGGGCGCGAAGCTTCTAAAATGCAGTAACAAGAATGTTCTCCCATAGGTTTTGCGCGGCGCAAACAACAAACCTGTCTGGTCACCGTTACTCCTGATTTTGTTGAGGTCTGCGAAGCTAGTTTTGGTGGCGTCACCATCTGTGGAGTCTCGGTCGTTGAGGAAGAACCCGCCGTCTCCTCCCCCTTTGCACTGAAAGCCGAAGCTCTCCTGTCTTTCTCTTAAAGTAATAGTATCACTGCTCAACTGCCGTCGAATTGGGAAATAAGGTTCGTTATCTGTGTTCTGTGGCTGTGAGTTTTGTCGTTCGACTTTTTGTCGGTCTTCCGTTTGGGAGCCGTTTTGGAAGTCGCCGTGGAAGAACTGTATTGAGCCTCGGATGTCTTGGCGGGAGGAACGAAGAGGCGGGTTGTAGTCCAGTGGACCTGTGTAATTAAAGACGACATTATATTAAATCATCTACCCGATATAATATAAAAGATGCCCAAATTCGATTCTAGCTTGTACCGATGTTCACAAAAGTAAATACTCATTTCATCTTGGACTATACtgaataaaaaaaggaaaaatctaTATATAGTTAAGATAAGCttgaaagtctgaaatcacctaTTACCGCATCGAAAAACTAGTTGGTTTTCACTCTTGTGTTCACATTAAATTGATTGCCataaaaatgttctttatttaaatttctgTTGAAAACTCCTGAGCCACGAAAACTTACCACTAGGCGCAGAAATCTTCCTAACATTAGCGACGGTGGCCAACTCCTTCTCAGGGTTTCGTCCAGCGAAGTGCAGCCTGTCCTGACTGCCGCCGAAGTTCTCCACCGTGAGCTGCGAGTCGTCCGTGATGGACGAGCGACGCGAGCGACGCCCCGCGAACGACGCGTCGCGCGACTCCGCCCAGTTCGACGGACGACCCGCCGCTGTCATGTTTATTTCTATCGCTGGaagagattaaattattattttttgtgagaaAATGATGGTTATAGCTGACAAGGTGGTTTTGTCTGTAATGTTTCACAACTTTTCAattttgttaaagttattttttaaaagcaccAATATACTTTCAGGAATGAGCGACACTAGGTATGATTACAGGAGCAATTTATTAATCTGGCAGCttttctaacaaaatatattttcgacaTTGGACTGGCTTTTACTCCTAGTTCTCCAAAATTTTTCTCGTAATATTTCCAAACACAAAAACTCCTTCATAGCTACACTCAGCGACGACGGGAAACGGGGCACTATGTTGATAACACTCACCATTATCCTCATCCCTGTGCACCATGGCGGCGAGCGTGGCGACGTGCTTCTGTCGATGCACCACGAAGTCGTCCCGCGCGGGGCTGGCGGAGCGGCGCTCGGGCGTGGAGCTGGCCGACCGCACCGCCCGCCCGCGCCCACTCAGCGACGACGGGGAACGCGGTACTAGGGGGGTGAAATGTTGTGTAAGCTTGGTGCTTTGGTTGAGGGGTCATTTGTTGATGCTGGTGGGGGAAATTGTGTCTATAGCCCGCGCGGAACTAGTTGGCCGCGCCTTAGGTATGTGAGCGGTGGGGCGGAGAGGCGAAGGCACTTGCTAATTACTTAGTTAGGCGCCGTACTTCGTGACGGCAACACGCGTTGATAGTTCCGGCTAGTTGACACAAAACGCACATAAGATTGCAATAGCGAGATGAGTCCGCCGATAAAAAGACAATCGAAGTTAGTAATTTTTAAAGTgcatacgtttttttttttaacggaaAGCCGATGCGAATCTTTTAGAATTTAGAACACAAACAAATTCATTTGTCATTAAAATATGTCatactaaatgtatgaaattatttgtttttggtttaTTAAAAACTTCCAAGAGTTTAATTGTTAATGAACGCGATATCTCGAGATTGGTCATCACTGTCTAATCTCAAGTGCGTTGCGAGCAGATGTCAACCCTTCCCTCACCCCTGTCGCCACCTAAGGCGCGGGCAACTACTTCAGCGCACCATAGATAAGTGTCCGACTCATATAGAAACtgtatcgataaaatatagcgAACATGATTGCCAATGATATCAAAAACTATTGAgtagataaaattttattgaaataaaactgattcggaaataaacataaaatggaCGCTGCTGTTGTTTATGATATTATCGATAAAAGTTGCTATGCGATTTTCAATCTGCACATCACTGTGTGAAACATGAACTTTTATCCCACCAACATCAACAAATTCTTTTGTAGTCACAAAACGACACGAAAGGAACATTCAAATAGCATCAATGTACCTTTTAAAGGCCCCTTTTTaaaaagttggttaaaaacaaaacacataagtACAGCATtcgaaaaaagaaaaacacttcTAGAAAGAAACACAGCACTAGAAATCATAAAAAACAACTTACTCAATTTGCAAAAGAAAATCATTTCACCTACGACATTGCAAACACAGTTTACGAGGTTAATCAGTCGACAGCATTAAACTGATCAAGttttaccaaaataattataggGTACTATTtagaaaaaagtacaaaattgtATCGACTATGAAGTGCTCACTAGGTGCAAATACTACTTATCCAATGTTAGGTAAAGTCGGATTCTATTATCGATAAGTACAGTAAAACTCGATAGCTTAAATCTACAGTGCTGGCATCACTACGTCATAGCTGGGAGCCGTGAGGACATAACGTCATTGACTCCAAAGTGCCTCAGAAAGCATTAGATTCCCATGCAAAGCGCTAGATCCGAAGCCCAAACCATAAAGTGTTATATTCCAGTTAATATAAAGCTCAAAATCGTGTGAAATATATATAACTTACATTTAGAGGTACACCCTATAACAAACACACATTCCAATGTAATATTCACATCACGACATTTGTATGACACTCACACACacgcaaacaaaagaaaaaaacaaacgaaacaCATTTGAcgctatgttatttttttcatggGGAAGGCGAGTGCACACTAAGATCTAGATAGACAATAGTGAGAAGAGTATTGTTTAAGTTCACTAATAGAAACAAATGcaggtatttacataaatatacactAACATGTTTAAAGACTTGACTtgtgaaataaacataagttagCTGTAGATAAACTTAATCGTTTCATTTTGAGAACCATccttcaaaagaaaaaaatggcGAAACGTCCGAACTCTTTATTCAAAAGTTAGAAGAGAAACatctatatttcaaaaatggaacAGAATACAGCCCACAGCACCTTCAGAAGTTCAAGGAACAATTCTCTATAATAGACAAGTGGTGTGAGCTCGTGACATTCAAAAAAGGAATCCTGCTTGTTTCCCGCCTTCCCCTTGGGCTAAGAAGCGGTGTGGTGGTACCTGCGAAGGGCGGCAGCGTGGCGTCGTCGTGTCCGGCGCGCAGCTGCGGGatgggcgcgggcgcgggcggcggcagGCAGCGCCGGTGCCGCACGCCGTGCGCGTTGCCGCCCCCGCCCGCTGCGGACACACACGTCACATCGGCCGTCACCGCGCCGCCCTACCCGACCCTACTTCGCGCTCCGAGTACATCTGTGCGCTCGACACGACTCAAATGCTCCAAGCGTACAGGTTGCAAAGCGAGACAGGGTGACAAACATTAGGACTTCTTGTATCTCATTCAGCGAAGCGTTCCATtcgttttattgtattgtaattcAAACTTACCTCACACACTCATTGCaacgtttaataaataaagtgtattttacaCGCAATTTTagatagtaataaatataaaaagtcaaATAAATGTATTGGTAATTTGGTCACTGTAATATAACCCCGAATGTGCCTAAAATTTAGTATTgccagtaaataaaattaaagcattATTCAACCATTTCCgtggataaatatttattttatttatttctaaaattagtAGGCAAGAATCTTTGATATTATGACCACATACTCCCATTACTATATAGCATGCAATACGGGGGAATTATTTGGATTATCGGGGTTGGATTATTTCTTGTAACTCACCGCTTCCGGGGTATTTAACAGATTTAACAGGATGAACTTCTAGCATATTGAAGAGATCGGCGAGCATTGCTACTAAATTTTGACGCATTGACCTGAAAACACAACAtagttcatcaaaatctgtacaTAAATCAACCCTGTCCGAATCACATCCCCAGCTCAAAAAGACCCACATTAAAGACCGAACGCCTTCCCAAGCGCAAACAGACAAGCCAACACATACCCTCTCATATAAGTGACGTCTTCAGGCATCATATGGAAGACGTTGTGAGGCAGCGCCGTCCGACAGAAGTCGTGGACCAGCAT belongs to Helicoverpa armigera isolate CAAS_96S chromosome 6, ASM3070526v1, whole genome shotgun sequence and includes:
- the Patronin gene encoding patronin isoform X2, producing the protein MVAMVASASGYGTLRRFLSVPEGQHSVAEAGVGPSNSVAVSSKQRASIKWLLTKAFNNRVPDNLQEPFYRDHEDQEHLKPPIVGGLANAELYCLALANMYSDPNYHSLNHWNILQTFARKGVHVPDPPDCALTETVLIQTNPLKMSGHMAVIEALMVLYAREVVTPDRVAAAAQRFGAAAPPLGNTGTTHEDGLLCWINAACAALNKAEEDTSSHVPMLKSLQEICDGTALAALISFYCPDALPRTAVRVGRMASIQDCLHNLMLVHDFCRTALPHNVFHMMPEDVTYMRGSMRQNLVAMLADLFNMLEVHPVKSVKYPGSAGGGGNAHGVRHRRCLPPPAPAPIPQLRAGHDDATLPPFAVPRSPSSLSGRGRAVRSASSTPERRSASPARDDFVVHRQKHVATLAAMVHRDEDNAIEINMTAAGRPSNWAESRDASFAGRRSRRSSITDDSQLTVENFGGSQDRLHFAGRNPEKELATVANVRKISAPSGPLDYNPPLRSSRQDIRGSIQFFHGDFQNGSQTEDRQKVERQNSQPQNTDNEPYFPIRRQLSSDTITLRERQESFGFQCKGGGDGGFFLNDRDSTDGDATKTSFADLNKIRSNGDQTGQSEPERRKSTSFATPPANTTTWQQQFMQQENHPNGEDITDETSTQSGGQMAAQLNNIRLKLEEKRRRIEQEKRRMEMAVNRQRQQLGQQAFLQAVTRGKGARTPPHDAAKPDVPQTQEMVVEPPSQRDSVDTAVLEQYQQSIAKMNSSLQDIQSDIARLASQQTQLQQQQQQQHHQQQQQQQAKQLFQQPQLQQQLQQQLQQLQQPMQQQMQPQQPQSPYQQQQQYQPNIPQLHSQFSSQHNVSRPGLASFGSTPHIPREFQHQQLQQQQQQQFYNYDQQQQQQQPQYQYNQYRDIEEYGRQQFYLHDAAPPPRRTWAQHAQQQQQQHQQQHDNELRGWQLHQQHQQNHQQHQQFGPSTPEPAQRTWKSPSPQPPPERNWQPQGFVLHDRTNTQPQPFQVHYNNDRYQNGTENIREPQNHLSYTVINSNQYVSQSPPLAASPQRRAKTPQRQGSLPEVARRPEPVSLQQLQAPAHTPSQNQPPDDMEPQNISFIGNAEDDALRQGINRLNISSGTRTYRIPSPTRPSLSRNSFQQLEQEEAEHNEKGFYISFDNDQPKRPKPPLRAKRGSPKKERSTEISPERSPENTWNERLGQPREEEFVVHRSSALEQARAGDVSERRETPPRDRPQRPSNAEPAALLIGELNPDPNSAEEMERKKERIMLLSLQRRQRADEARARADAAAAARKAREEAAQELKAARKEEQARRREIILHQYKLKKAIEEAEREGKHLDKTEFLESLNRGGTVTPAPTPTGAARLRSKPAQARARPKTIHVDSGALHAAEAMLPAKQPSVTNLTAGGTMRRDYYRGSQDSLAERAGLYRESPVEERGGMSPGSASSGPLGRRGSCKTSRERVNEEPQSSRGRSKYTSYQSNFKAGRKSSSLMNLCDSGLGRATPPRRAASPGLRALGSPASGPGSLPGSLPGAIGKRRAAHDDASDVSSTHSSIMDYSGPRLYKQPTTKSNRGIMLNAVEYCVFPGAVNAEAKRRVLEEIARSESKHFLVLFRDAGCQFRALYSYCPDSEQVAKLYGTGPKHVNDRMFDKFFKYNSGSKCFSQVHTKHLTVTIDAFTIHNSLWQGKKVQLPSKKDMALVI
- the Patronin gene encoding patronin isoform X5 encodes the protein MVAMVASASGYGTLRRFLSVPEGQHSVAEAGVGPSNSVAVSSKQRASIKWLLTKAFNNRVPDNLQEPFYRDHEDQEHLKPPIVGGLANAELYCLALANMYSDPNYHSLNHWNILQTFARKGVHVPDPPDCALTETVLIQTNPLKMSGHMAVIEALMVLYAREVVTPDRVAAAAQRFGAAAPPLGNTGTTHEDGLLCWINAACAALNKAEEDTSSHVPMLKSLQEICDGTALAALISFYCPDALPRTAVRVGRMASIQDCLHNLMLVHDFCRTALPHNVFHMMPEDVTYMRGSMRQNLVAMLADLFNMLEVHPVKSVKYPGSAGGGGNAHGVRHRRCLPPPAPAPIPQLRAGHDDATLPPFAVPRSPSSLSGRGRAVRSASSTPERRSASPARDDFVVHRQKHVATLAAMVHRDEDNAIEINMTAAGRPSNWAESRDASFAGRRSRRSSITDDSQLTVENFGGSQDRLHFAGRNPEKELATVANVRKISAPSGPLDYNPPLRSSRQDIRGSIQFFHGDFQNGSQTEDRQKVERQNSQPQNTDNEPYFPIRRQLSSDTITLRERQESFGFQCKGGGDGGFFLNDRDSTDGDATKTSFADLNKIRSNGDQTGQSEPERRKSTSFATPPANTTTWQQQFMQQENHPNGEDITDETSTQSGGQMAAQLNNIRLKLEEKRRRIEQEKRRMEMAVNRQRQQLGQQAFLQAVTREMVVEPPSQRDSVDTAVLEQYQQSIAKMNSSLQDIQSDIARLASQQTQLQQQQQQQHHQQQQQQQAKQLFQQPQLQQQLQQQLQQLQQPMQQQMQPQQPQSPYQQQQQYQPNIPQLHSQFSSQHNVSRPGLASFGSTPHIPREFQHQQLQQQQQQQFYNYDQQQQQQQPQYQYNQYRDIEEYGRQQFYLHDAAPPPRRTWAQHAQQQQQQHQQQHDNELRGWQLHQQHQQNHQQHQQFGPSTPEPAQRTWKSPSPQPPPERNWQPQGFVLHDRTNTQPQPFQVHYNNDRYQNGTENIREPQNHLSYTVINSNQYVSQSPPLAASPQRRAKTPQRQGSLPEVARRPEPVSLQQLQAPAHTPSQNQPPDDMEPQNISFIGNAEDDALRQGINRLNISSGTRTYRIPSPTRPSLSRNSFQQLEQEEAEHNEKGFYISFDNDQPKRPKPPLRAKRGSPKKERSTEISPERSPENTWNERLGQPREEEFVVHRSSALEQARAGDVSERRETPPRDRPQRPSNAEPAALLIGELNPDPNSAEEMERKKERIMLLSLQRRQRADEARARADAAAAARKAREEAAQELKAARKEEQARRREIILHQYKLKKAIEEAEREGKHLDKTEFLESLNRGGTVTPAPTPTGAARLRSKPAQARARPKTIHVDSGALHAAEAMLPAKQPSVTNLTAGGTMRRDYYRGSQDSLAERAGLYRESPVEERGGMSPGSASSGPLGRRGSCKTSRGNISERVNEEPQSSRGRSKYTSYQSNFKAGRKSSSLMNLCDSGLGRATPPRRAASPGLRALGSPASGPGSLPGSLPGAIGKRRAAHDDASDVSSTHSSIMDYSGPRLYKQPTTKSNRGIMLNAVEYCVFPGAVNAEAKRRVLEEIARSESKHFLVLFRDAGCQFRALYSYCPDSEQVAKLYGTGPKHVNDRMFDKFFKYNSGSKCFSQVHTKHLTVTIDAFTIHNSLWQGKKVQLPSKKDMALVI